The Dermochelys coriacea isolate rDerCor1 chromosome 7, rDerCor1.pri.v4, whole genome shotgun sequence genome window below encodes:
- the C7H10orf105 gene encoding uncharacterized protein C10orf105 homolog — MNTEDVGNETSPTTSILGFLVTTTKLVRLSPVPPGEKPDPLPIIIAFICIFLLLATCLIFVTLCKPAALDQARYGPHECMPYHSEDASEPQLRFWKRLGSLRRSINSFRRTQPVSQHHGTCSRMPPATQDWDFMESTKM, encoded by the coding sequence ATGAACACAGAGGATGTTGGGAATGAGACCTCTCCAACAACTAGTATCCTTGGATTCCTTGTAACCACCACCAAGTTGGTCCGACTAAGTCCCGTGCCCCCAGGGGAGAAGCCAGACCCTTTGCCTATTATCATTGCATTCATCTGCATCTTTCTCCTCCTGGCTACCTGTCTCATCTTCGTCACTCTATGCAAGCCAGCAGCACTCGACCAGGCCCGCTATGGGCCACATGAGTGCATGCCCTACCACTCAGAGGATGCCAGTGAACCACAGCTAAGGTTCTGGAAGCGACTGGGCTCCCTAAGGCGTTCCATAAACAGCTTCAGGCGGACCCAGCCTGTCTCACAGCACCATGGGACCTGCTCAAGAATGCCACCAGCCACCCAGGACTGGGACTTTATGGAGTCCACTAAAATGTGA